The Parafrankia irregularis genome contains the following window.
CGCCTGCGGCGTGCGCTCGTGAGCGTCTACGACAAGAGCGGGCTGGAGGAGCTGGCCGCCGCCTTCGTCGATGCCGGTGTGGAGGTGGTGTCGACCGGGTCGACGGCCGACGCGCTGGCCAGGTTCGGCGTCGCGGTGACACCGGTGAGCACGGTGACCGGTTTCCCGGAGGTTCTCGGCGGCCGGGTCAAGACGCTGCATCCCCGCGTGCACGCCGGTCTGCTCGCGGACCTGCGCAACGCCGAGCATGCGGCGGTCCTCGCGGAGCTCGACATCGAGCCGTTCGACCTGCTGGTGGTCAACCTCTACCCGTTCCGGGAGACGGTGGCCTCCGGGGCGACCGAGGACGAGGCGATCGAGCAGATCGACATCGGCGGGCCGGCGATGCTGCGCGCGGCGGCGAAGAACCACGCGTCCGTCGCGGTGGTGGTGTCGCCGGGCGACTACGGGGACCTGGCCGCCGCGGTCCGGGGCTCCGGCTACGACCTGCCCGCCCGGCGGCGGCTGGCCGCCCGCGCGTTCGCGCACACCGCGTCCTATGACGCCGCGGTGGCCTCCTGGTTCGCCAGTGTGCTGGCCCCCGACGAGACGGCGAAGGAGAGCGGCTGGCCCGACGTGCTGGCCGCGCAGTGGCATCGCACCAGCGTCCTGCGGTACGGCGAGAACCCGCACCAGCGGGCCGCGCTGTACGTGGGCGAGGACGGCAGCACCGGCCTCGCGTCCGCGCAGCAGCTGCACGGCAAGCCGATGTCCTACAACAACTACACGGACACCGACGCCGCCTGGCGATCGGTGTTCGACTTCGCGGACCCGGCTGTCGCGATCATCAAGCACGCGAACCCGTGTGGCATCGCTGTCGCGGCGACGGTCGCGCAGGCGCACCGCAAGGCGCACGCCTGCGACCCGGTGTCGGCGTTCGGCGGGGTGATCGCGGTGAACCGCCCGGTCAGCGTGGAACTGGCCGAGCAGATCGCGGAGATCTTCACCGAGGTCGTGGTCGCGCCCGACTACGAGCCCGGCGCGGTGGAGATCCTCTCCCGCAAGCCGTCGATCCGCCTGCTGCTGTGCGCGCCGCCAGCCCACCCGCGCGGTGTGGAGATGCGCCAGGTCAGCGGGGGCATGCTGCTGCAGTCCCGGGACGCGCTCGACGCCGCCGGCGACGTCACGTCGGGGTGGACGCTGGAGGCCGGCGCACCGGTCGACGAGGCCACCCTCGCCGACCTCGGCTTCGCCTGGCGCGCCGTGCGCTCGGTGAAGTCGAACGCGATCCTGCTCGCCGCGGACGGGGCGACCGTCGGGGTCGGGATGGGGCAGGTCAACAGGGTCGACGCCGCGCGCCTCGCGGTGACGCGCGCCGGCGACCGGGCGAAGGGCTCGGTGGCCGCCAGCGATGCGTTCTTCCCCTTCCCGGACGGCTTCCAGGTCCTCGCCGACGCGGGTGTCCGCGCGGTGGTGGAGCCGGGGGGTTCGGTCCGGGACGAGGACGTGATCGCCGCTGCGCGGGAGTCCGGTGTGAGCCTGTACTTCACCGGGGTGCGCCACTTCGCGCACTGACGGCTCCGCTCCACGGGGGCGGCTGGCAGGTGCGGCGGGTGAATCGGTCCTGGGCCTGCACACCTGCCACGCCGGCCACCGCTGTCCCGGCCGAGGCGGGCACGGAGTCGTCGGGTGTCGGGCACACACTCCTCGAAGCGGCCGGCCTCGATGCCGTGTGCCGCACGCGCCTGCCCCGGGCCGGTCGAACGCGGCCCGGGCGGTGCTCAGGAGGTGGAGCCGACCTCCGCGGCGGCGCTCCCGCGACGGGTCACCGTCGGGCTGCCGTTCGAGGACCCGTTCGACTGGGCGGTCGCCGCCGCCCCGCCGGGAACATCCGCGGTCGGCACGTACCGCTGCGCCACCCAGTCGAGCGCCTCTCGCCAGCTCGCCCCGTAGAGGACGGAGATGCGGTCCGCGGTCTGGCGCGCGAGCGCCTGCACGAAGACCCGGTCATCGCTGTCGAGATGGCGCGCGTCGCCGAAGGTCTCCCACGCCCGAAACATCAGTTCCTGAAGCTTCTTGCTGTGCGGCGAATCGTCTGCCACGTCGAACTCCCTACCAATTGGGGACCGCGGCGGCAGTCTCCCCTAGTCGCGCACGACGTGTGCACTCGGGGGGTCTAGATCGTTGGTGTCCGCGTGAGATGCGGGGATCGTCCGTAGTCATCGCTGTTTGCCACTGTGGGGCGCGTGATCTGCCTGTGCTCTGGGCAGAGTGCCCCGGTCGTCGCCATCCGTGGGATGAGGGAGGGTCCGGGTGTGCGTCGCGGGAGTGTGATTCTGTTGTGTCTTGGTTGATGTCGATGCGAGCGGAGTTACACGAACAGGGCACCACGCTGGAGCCATCGCGCGACGGGAGGGGGGCCGGATGGCCCTGGCGAACGGGCCTCGGTCACTCCGAGGTGGCCACGGCTGCGAAGGGTCGGTTCGGTGGAGGTCTCGGGCCTGGTGAAGGTCCCGTGCTGACGAAGCCGGCGAAGGTCCGGCGTGCGGCGGCACCATCCCCGGCCAGGTGGGTGGCTGCCTGCACGGCCGGATCGGCGGGCGCCTACTGTGTGGGCTCAGATGGCGCGGAGGGTCAGGTCGCGCGCAGGCCCGGACCGGTGTACTCGGACCGAGCGCGTGGCGGGCCTCCGGGCAGGGCGTCGACGTCTGGCGTGGGTCGGGGAGGCGGGAGCAGATGACCGACAGCGCCCTGGGCGCGTGGGATCGGCCCCAGCGGGAGGACGTCGGGCAGCGGCCGGAGCGGCCGCGTTCCGCGTGGATGACGCCGGCGGCTGCCTACCCCGACACGCGGCCCACGGCCGGTCCGGCTGCCGTGCCGCCCGACGGCTGGCCGGCCCGCCGGGATCTCGACCAGCCGCACCCGGGCGGCCGGTGGGCCGCCCCACTCCCGACAGGGCCGTCCTTCGGTGATCCCCACCTGTCCGGGGGCGACGGCCACGGCGAACGGCACGGTCGGTCCGACCGGCCGGAACGGAGACCGTCGGGTGCCGCTCCAGTCGGCCCCGCTCCAGTCAGCCCTGGTCCGGCCAGCACCAGCCTCGGACCGTCGGGTGCAGGCCTGTCAGGTGCCGGTCCGTCGCGCCCTCGTCCGGACCGGAGTGGGCCGCCCCGCGCCGAGCGTCACGAGGGATCCGAGGGGCCGTCGGGCGGCCCCCGCTCGTCCGGACCGCCATCCAACGGCCGTTTCGGCAAGATGCTCTTCGTGGCCGTTCTCGGTGGCGTCACGCTGGGCCTGCTACTCGTCACCCAGGACTACTGGCGTCGTGGGCTGCTCACCGTCGGCGGTGTCCTGCTGGTGGCCAGTGCGCTTCGGCTGTGCCTGCCAACCCGCAAAGTCGGCATGCTGGCTGTCCGCGGGCGGCTTTTCGACACTGTCACCCTCGTTGTACTGGGCCTTGGTGTGATCGTCCTCACTCTGGAGGTCCCCCACGTCGGTGGGTGAGGCGGATCTGCCACCGAAAGCGGCAGCTGAGGTCACGGTTCGGGCTGTAACCAGGTGTGGGCCCCATCGGCGGCCACGAGTCGTCACCCCACGGCGACGTGGCGCACGTCGCCGTCCACTGCCGTACCTGCGACTCGCGCGATAGCCTCGGCAGGTCATCGGAGACAACCGTGCACAGATAAGCGGGGCGAACCGCGCCTATGGCGAACCGTCAGGTAGCCCTGATACTCGGCGGCGGCATCGGGCCCGAGCCGACCGACGCTCCCGGGTGGCATGGCGAGCCTGCCACCGAGGCGATCGGAGCCAGGGCGGATCGGTCACCTGAGACCTTCGCGCCGACGCGTACCGACCCCGCCGTGGGCACCGCCGCGATCGCTACCGCGATCATCGCGATATTGGGGAGCTGATCAGTCCAATGCCGGGAAAAGTCACTGTCGTAGGAGCCGGTTTCTACGGTTCGACGACCGCGCAGCGACTGGCTGAGTACGACATCTTCGACAGCGTCGTCATCATCGACATCGTCGAGGGCAAGCCGCAGGGCCAGGCGCTCGACCTCAACCAGTCCCGGTCGATCGAGGGCTTCGAGACCAAGGTCGTCGGCACCAACGACTATGCCGACACGGCCGGTTCGGACGTGGTCGTGATCACGGCCGGCCTGCCCCGTAAGCCGGGCATGAGCCGGATGGACCTCATCGAGGTCAACGCCAAGATCGTCCGTCAGGTGTCGGAGAGCATCGCGAAGACGTCGCCGGACGCGGTCGTCGTCGTGGTGTCCAACCCGCTCGACGAGATGACCGCGCTGGCCGCCAACGTCCTGGGCTTCCCGCGCTCGCGGGTGATCGGCCAGGCAGGCATGCTCGACACCGCCCGGTTCACCGATTTCGTCGCGGAGGCGCTGAACGTGCCGGTCGCGTCGGTGAAGACGCTGACGCTGGGCTCGCACGGCGACACGATGGTCCCGGTGCCCTCGCAGTGCACCGTCGACGGCAAGCCGCTGAGCGATCTCCTCCCGGCGGCGAAGATCGATGAGCTGGTCGACCGGACCCGTAACGGTGGCGCGGAGGTCGTCGCGCTGCTCAAGACCGGGTCGGCCTACTACGCCCCGTCCGCGGCCGCGGCGCGCATGGTGAAGGCCATCGCCGAGGACTCCGGCGTCGTGATGCCCGTCTGTGCCTGGGTGCAGGGCGAGTTCGGCATCTCCGACGTGTACCTCGGTGTCCCGGCCGAGATCGGCGCCGGCGGCGTGAAGAAGATCGTCGAGCTCGACCTCACCGACACCGAGCTGGCCGCGCTGAAGACGGCTGCCGAGGCCGTGCGCGCCAAGCAGGCGGACGTCGCCAGCCTGTAGTTCTGTAGTTCGCCAGCCTGTCGCATGACTGCCCTGCCGGCCCACAGCCTGTGGTCTGTGGGCCGGCGTTCTTCGGCCGGCCGGCGTTTTCCCGGCCGGCGCGTGCCCGCGCGCCGCGAGCGGTGAGCCGCGCGGCAGCACGTGGGCGGGATGGCGATGCGTGGATGGCGGTGCGGGGGGTGCGAGGTCAGCGCAGCCCGCGCACGGCCCGGCGGAGGGCGAGCCGGGCCAGCGAGGCGGCCGGGATCGTGCCCTTGCCGAGCCCGATCTCGACGAGGCTGTCGTAGAGATCGGTCCGTCGGCTTGCCGAGCGCACCGCCGCGTCCATCAGCGGGCGGTGCCGGCCGGCGAGATCGGCGAGCAGCGTGGTGTGCCGAAGATGCCGGCCGAGCTCGCGGTGCAGTGCCCGCCGATAGACCTGCCCCGCCGCCGGCCCCGGATCGGTGATCGCGGCCCCGCCGGCGAGTGATCCCGACAGCAGCGCGTAGTAGATGCCCTCACCCGTGAGCGGGTTGATGAGGGACGCGGCGTCGCCGGCGAGCAGCACCGGCCCGTCCGGCAGCCGGGGGCGATGCGTGGACAGCGGCAGGTGGTGCGCGCGCAGCGTGCCGGCGTAGGCCGGTGTGTCCGGCAGCAGGCGGGCCAGGGTGCCGTGCAGGACGTCCTTCGGGGTCCCGGCGCTGTCCCGCAGCTGGGAGCGGAGCATGCCGTACCCGATGTTGGCCCGGCCGTCCCCGATGGGGAACGACCAGGCGTAGGCGGGCCAGCCCTCGTCCGTCATGTGGATGAGCTGCTCGGGTGGGCGGTCCTCCTTGGGCGCGTCCGCGTAGGCGCGGACGGCGATGGCGAGCCCCTCGGGCGGGTTCGGCCCGATGCCGAGCGCCCGGCGCACCGTCGAGTTCGCGCCGTCCGCACCGATCACGACCCGGGCGCGCAACGCACCGCCGTCGAGGGCGACCATGGCCGGTTTCCCGGGGCCGTCCGCCGGTATGACCTCCAGCGCCCGCACCCGCCGGCGGGTGAACAGCGCGCCACGAGCCCGCGCGGCGGCGACGAGCCGGGCGTCGAACACCTCCCGGGGGATCACGTGGGTGGCCCGCTCGGACGGTGTCGCGACCTCGGCACCGCCCGGGGTACGCAGCCGCATGCGGTCCACCGGGTGGTACCCGCGGGTCACATCGGTGACGCCGAGCCCACGCAGGACGTCCAGGCCGTGCGGCGCGATTCCGTCGCCGCAGGTCTTGTCGCGGGGGAAGTCGGCGGCATCGAGGATCATCACCCGGGCGTCGGGGCGTAGCTGCAGCGCCCGCAGCGCCGCCGCGCTGCCGGCCGGCCCACCGCCCACGACGAGCAGGTCCAGCGGCGGTTCGTGGGCCCCGCCTGCGGAGCTGCTTTGCGAGGCGGGGCGGGAGGGAGCTGGGACAGGCACGCCTGCCAGTGTGGCAGCCCGCACGAGGACGCTGGCCGGGCGAGGCTCGTGGAACATGGGGCCAGTTCGTAGAGTGCGAAATATGGACGCGCTCCGACAGTTGAACCAGTGGCCGGTGGGATCAGTCTCGGCTGTCGTGCTTCGGCGTGCCGGTGACGCGGTCACGCAGGTCGGCGTCAGCGGCGATCCGGAGCTGCCGTTCCGCCTGGCTTCGGTGTCCAAGACGATGAGCGCGTACGCGATGCTCGTCGCGGTCGAGGAGGGCGCTGTCGCGCTCGACGACCCGGCCGGGCCCGAGGGATCGACTGTCGCCCACCTGCTGGCACACGCGTCCGGCCTGGCGTTCGCCAGCAGCCGGGTACTGGCCAGGCCGGGTACCCGCCGCATCTACTCGAACTCGGGTTTCGACGAGCTGGGCCGCCATCTCGAACGGGTCACCGAGATCCCGTTCGCGACCTATCTCGCCGAGGCCGTGTTCGAGCCGTTGGGGATGAAGACCGCGGCGCTGACGGATTCACCGGCCTTCGGGGTCACCGCGAGCCTGGCCGATGTGGCCGCGTTCGCCGCCGAGCTGCTGGCACCGACGCTGCTGTCCGCCCAGACCTTCGCCCGGGCGACGTCGGTCGTCTTTCCCGGCCTGACCGGAATCCTGCCCGGCTTCGGCGGGCAGGACCCGAACGACTGGGGCCTCGGGTTCGAGATCCGCGGGCACAAGAGCCCGCACTGGACCGCCGCGACCAACAGCCCGGCGACCTTCGGCCATTTCGGCCGTTCCGGCACGTTCCTGTGGGTCGATCCCGAGGTGCGCGTGGCCTGCGTGGCGCTGACCGACCGGGATTTCGGGGAATGGGCGGCCGCGGCGTGGCCGGTGCTGTCCCGGGATGTCCTCGCCGAGCTCGCGGCCTCGACGGATTCGGTGGCCTGACCTATCCGTTCGGGCGGCACCTGAACCTCGTCTGATTGTCGCCGGAGCCCTGTCTGAGCCCTGTCTGAGCCGTGTCCGAGCTCTGTCCGAGGCCTGCCTGAGCCCGGTTCGAGGCCCGCTGCGTCAGGCCGTGGACACGGTCGGCGAGCATGACCTGGTGCTTCTGCGTCGGTGTGCGACAGCGGAGCGAGGTCATCCCTGGTCCCCGGGAGACAGTGTGGTCTCGTGGGCCATGATGGCGCCATGGTTCGTCGGCAGAGCTTGCTTCGTGTCTCGTGGTCAGCCACCGCGTGGTCGGGCCGGACCGGCGCCAGGTGAAGGACCGCCAGATGAACGCGGTGCGCTCCATCGGTGTGGCCATCGGGATTCCGGAGCCGTTTCGCACGGAACTCCGGGACTGGCGCAAGCGGCTCGGTGATCCCAACGCGGGGCTTATCGTGCCCCATGTCACCCTGCTCGGGCCGACCGAGGTGCTCGCCTCGGAGGTGGCGACGATCGAACGTCATCTTGCCGGGGTGGCCGTCGGCCACGAGCCTTTCGTGATCCGGCTGCAGGGGTCCGGGACCTTCCGGCCGTTGTCCCCGGTGGTGTTCGTGACCCTCGCGCAGGGGACCTCCTGCTGCGAGCTGTTGGAGAAGGCTGTTCGCTCCGGCCCCCTGGACCGGCCGGCCCGCTTCTCGTACCACCCGCACGTGACGGTCGCGCACGAACTCGACGAGGTGTCGCTGGATCGTGCGTTCGACCTGCTGGCCGAATACCGGGCCTCGTTCGAGGTCACAGGTTTCGAGCTCTATGAACGCGGCGATGACTGCGCCTGGCGCCAGTTGCGTCATTTTCCGTTTGCAGGCGGAGGTGGCAGGCCGACGTGGCAGGACAACGAGATGCGGTGAAAGCGGGCGTGGTGTCGGTGGGCGCCGCCGTCGGCGGTGTGCGTAGCCGGCGCCCGGCCATAGACCACGCGGTCCGCGCCTACCAGCGTTATACGGGCGACGGCGGCGACCGGTGCGCGGCCTCCACCACGTATTTCGCCTTTCTCTCCTTTTTCCCGATCATGGCGCTGGCCTTCTCGGTCCTCGGGTTCGTGGTCGACGCCTATCCCGACGCCCAGGCGAAGTTCACCGAGCAGATCAACGACTATCTGCCCGGCCTCGCCGACCGGCTGGACGTCGCCACCATCGGCCGGGCCAAGGTCGGCGCCGGGCTGATCGGTCTCGCCGGCCTGCTGCTCGCCGGCCTCGCCTGGGTCTCGGCGCTGCGCGACAGCATCCGCATCATCTGGCACCAGAGCCTCGAAGCCGGCAACTTCGTCATGCGCCGGATCCGAGACGTCGCGATCCTGGCCGGCCTCGGTCTGACACTCGCGGTGTCGCTGGTCGTCACCAGCCTCGCGACGTCGGCCACCGACGCGTTCCTGCGCTGGATCGGCCTTGCCGGCAACACCGCGGCCGCGTGGGTCACCGGCCTGCTGGCCCTCGGGGTCGCGCTCGCCATCGACATGGCGGTGTTCGTCTTCATCTTCCGGTACCTGCCCGAGCGGACGAACCGGGACCGGGTGCTGCGTGCGGCCCTGCTGGGCGCGGTCGGCGTCGAGCTTCTCAAGATCCTCGGAACCTGGCTGGTCGGCCAGACCACCTCGAACCCGGTGTACGGGACGTTCGCCGTCATCGTGGGGCTGCTGATCTGGATCAACATCATGATGCGGTGGATGCTGTTCGTCGCCGCATGGGCGGTGACCGGCCCATACACGTCGGACGTCGATCCGTCGGGTACAGCGACGGCGGCGACGGCTACCGATCGCCAGAGCGCTGCCTCCGGCCAGCACGACCCGGGCGGCGGCCATCCGAAGCGTTGAGGCTCTTGGTCGTTCTCGAGCCCGTAGCAGAATCCTGAGACACGGCGGATCCGGGGCACCGGTGTGGGCCTGGCGGAGCCGTGCTGACGGAGGGCGAATCCCACCCACACGGCCACCCAACCGACGATCCCGCCCCGCCGCCCAGCAGCGGCAAATCGCCCAAAAGAGCCTGGCGACCCGCATGAACGAACGATTTTGGTCGTCGGAACGACCGAAATCGTTCACTCTTGCGACTCGCCAAACCGGGCTGCCGGGCCTCCGGGCCTCCGGGTGCTCGGAGGTCCGGCGGCGTTCGTGGAATGCGACCCTCCCCGCCCACCGGCCAGAGATCTTGATCGGTGTCAGTATGTGACAGGCTCTTTCGCTCTCGCGGCCGTAATCCC
Protein-coding sequences here:
- the purH gene encoding bifunctional phosphoribosylaminoimidazolecarboxamide formyltransferase/IMP cyclohydrolase → MSGASTTEIGEGGTSAATASGNGQAETSSEVVATGHRRLRRALVSVYDKSGLEELAAAFVDAGVEVVSTGSTADALARFGVAVTPVSTVTGFPEVLGGRVKTLHPRVHAGLLADLRNAEHAAVLAELDIEPFDLLVVNLYPFRETVASGATEDEAIEQIDIGGPAMLRAAAKNHASVAVVVSPGDYGDLAAAVRGSGYDLPARRRLAARAFAHTASYDAAVASWFASVLAPDETAKESGWPDVLAAQWHRTSVLRYGENPHQRAALYVGEDGSTGLASAQQLHGKPMSYNNYTDTDAAWRSVFDFADPAVAIIKHANPCGIAVAATVAQAHRKAHACDPVSAFGGVIAVNRPVSVELAEQIAEIFTEVVVAPDYEPGAVEILSRKPSIRLLLCAPPAHPRGVEMRQVSGGMLLQSRDALDAAGDVTSGWTLEAGAPVDEATLADLGFAWRAVRSVKSNAILLAADGATVGVGMGQVNRVDAARLAVTRAGDRAKGSVAASDAFFPFPDGFQVLADAGVRAVVEPGGSVRDEDVIAAARESGVSLYFTGVRHFAH
- a CDS encoding YihY/virulence factor BrkB family protein, with product MKAGVVSVGAAVGGVRSRRPAIDHAVRAYQRYTGDGGDRCAASTTYFAFLSFFPIMALAFSVLGFVVDAYPDAQAKFTEQINDYLPGLADRLDVATIGRAKVGAGLIGLAGLLLAGLAWVSALRDSIRIIWHQSLEAGNFVMRRIRDVAILAGLGLTLAVSLVVTSLATSATDAFLRWIGLAGNTAAAWVTGLLALGVALAIDMAVFVFIFRYLPERTNRDRVLRAALLGAVGVELLKILGTWLVGQTTSNPVYGTFAVIVGLLIWINIMMRWMLFVAAWAVTGPYTSDVDPSGTATAATATDRQSAASGQHDPGGGHPKR
- a CDS encoding 2'-5' RNA ligase family protein, with product MNAVRSIGVAIGIPEPFRTELRDWRKRLGDPNAGLIVPHVTLLGPTEVLASEVATIERHLAGVAVGHEPFVIRLQGSGTFRPLSPVVFVTLAQGTSCCELLEKAVRSGPLDRPARFSYHPHVTVAHELDEVSLDRAFDLLAEYRASFEVTGFELYERGDDCAWRQLRHFPFAGGGGRPTWQDNEMR
- the mdh gene encoding malate dehydrogenase, with translation MPGKVTVVGAGFYGSTTAQRLAEYDIFDSVVIIDIVEGKPQGQALDLNQSRSIEGFETKVVGTNDYADTAGSDVVVITAGLPRKPGMSRMDLIEVNAKIVRQVSESIAKTSPDAVVVVVSNPLDEMTALAANVLGFPRSRVIGQAGMLDTARFTDFVAEALNVPVASVKTLTLGSHGDTMVPVPSQCTVDGKPLSDLLPAAKIDELVDRTRNGGAEVVALLKTGSAYYAPSAAAARMVKAIAEDSGVVMPVCAWVQGEFGISDVYLGVPAEIGAGGVKKIVELDLTDTELAALKTAAEAVRAKQADVASL
- a CDS encoding NAD(P)/FAD-dependent oxidoreductase — protein: MFHEPRPASVLVRAATLAGVPVPAPSRPASQSSSAGGAHEPPLDLLVVGGGPAGSAAALRALQLRPDARVMILDAADFPRDKTCGDGIAPHGLDVLRGLGVTDVTRGYHPVDRMRLRTPGGAEVATPSERATHVIPREVFDARLVAAARARGALFTRRRVRALEVIPADGPGKPAMVALDGGALRARVVIGADGANSTVRRALGIGPNPPEGLAIAVRAYADAPKEDRPPEQLIHMTDEGWPAYAWSFPIGDGRANIGYGMLRSQLRDSAGTPKDVLHGTLARLLPDTPAYAGTLRAHHLPLSTHRPRLPDGPVLLAGDAASLINPLTGEGIYYALLSGSLAGGAAITDPGPAAGQVYRRALHRELGRHLRHTTLLADLAGRHRPLMDAAVRSASRRTDLYDSLVEIGLGKGTIPAASLARLALRRAVRGLR
- a CDS encoding DUF3017 domain-containing protein, with product MLFVAVLGGVTLGLLLVTQDYWRRGLLTVGGVLLVASALRLCLPTRKVGMLAVRGRLFDTVTLVVLGLGVIVLTLEVPHVGG
- a CDS encoding serine hydrolase domain-containing protein — protein: MDALRQLNQWPVGSVSAVVLRRAGDAVTQVGVSGDPELPFRLASVSKTMSAYAMLVAVEEGAVALDDPAGPEGSTVAHLLAHASGLAFASSRVLARPGTRRIYSNSGFDELGRHLERVTEIPFATYLAEAVFEPLGMKTAALTDSPAFGVTASLADVAAFAAELLAPTLLSAQTFARATSVVFPGLTGILPGFGGQDPNDWGLGFEIRGHKSPHWTAATNSPATFGHFGRSGTFLWVDPEVRVACVALTDRDFGEWAAAAWPVLSRDVLAELAASTDSVA